One region of Xylanimonas ulmi genomic DNA includes:
- a CDS encoding 3-oxoacid CoA-transferase subunit B → MSPATAALTKRQLAARVAADIPRGAYVNLGIGLPTLVADLLPADADVTLHTENGMLGMGPAAAPGRADPDLVNAGKTPVTELPGASYFHQADSFAMMRGGHIDVCVLGAFEVSTRGDLANWSTGEPGAVPAVGGAMDLAVGARRTVVMMTLLTKDGRPKLVETCALPLTGVRCVSRIYTDLAVFDVGPTGARLVETFGTTAAELEDALGLRLRRAE, encoded by the coding sequence ATGAGCCCGGCGACGGCCGCGCTGACCAAGCGCCAGCTCGCCGCGCGCGTCGCGGCGGACATCCCACGCGGGGCGTACGTGAACCTCGGGATCGGCCTGCCGACGCTGGTGGCCGACCTGCTGCCCGCCGACGCCGACGTCACGCTGCACACCGAGAACGGGATGCTGGGGATGGGGCCTGCTGCGGCGCCCGGGCGGGCCGACCCCGACTTGGTCAACGCGGGCAAGACGCCCGTGACGGAGCTGCCCGGCGCCTCCTACTTCCACCAGGCCGACTCCTTCGCCATGATGCGCGGAGGGCACATCGACGTGTGCGTGCTCGGCGCGTTCGAGGTCTCGACCCGCGGCGACCTGGCCAACTGGTCGACGGGGGAGCCCGGCGCCGTCCCGGCCGTCGGCGGGGCCATGGACCTGGCGGTGGGCGCCCGCCGCACGGTCGTCATGATGACGCTGCTGACCAAGGACGGGCGCCCCAAGCTCGTCGAGACGTGCGCCCTGCCGCTGACCGGCGTGCGATGCGTCTCGCGCATCTACACCGACCTGGCGGTCTTCGACGTCGGGCCCACGGGCGCCCGCCTCGTCGAGACCTTCGGGACCACCGCCGCCGAGCTCGAGGACGCGCTCGGCCTGAGGCTGAGGAGAGCCGAGTGA
- a CDS encoding IclR family transcriptional regulator domain-containing protein, translated as MTAPGPGAPHGAEFVQSLERGLAVIRAFGPDRPALTLSEVARETGLSRASARRFLLTLVELGYVASDGREYRLLPSVLDLGYAYLSSLRLPDVVTPYLRDLSRAVDESTSVAVLDGSDMVYVARVATRRIMSAAIHVGTRFPAYATSMGRTLLAHLEGAVLDDYLERTPLRPLTARTITDPDALRAELAQVRERGWALVDQELEEGLRSVAAPLRDGSGAVVAAVNVSAPVRRGTVEELLEHILTPLLKAAASIEADLGRLR; from the coding sequence ATGACGGCGCCCGGTCCCGGCGCTCCGCACGGCGCGGAGTTCGTCCAGTCGCTGGAGCGCGGCTTGGCGGTCATTCGGGCGTTCGGGCCCGACCGCCCCGCGCTCACGCTGAGCGAGGTCGCCCGCGAGACGGGCCTGTCGCGCGCGTCCGCGCGGCGATTCCTGCTCACGCTCGTCGAGCTCGGCTACGTCGCCTCCGACGGCCGCGAGTACCGGCTGCTGCCCTCGGTGCTCGACCTCGGCTACGCCTACCTGTCGAGTCTGCGCCTGCCCGATGTCGTGACCCCGTACCTGCGCGACCTGTCGCGCGCGGTCGACGAGTCGACGTCGGTGGCCGTCCTGGACGGGTCCGACATGGTCTACGTGGCCCGGGTTGCCACGCGGCGCATCATGAGCGCCGCGATCCACGTCGGCACGCGGTTCCCTGCGTACGCGACGTCGATGGGGCGCACGCTGCTCGCGCACCTCGAGGGGGCCGTGCTCGACGACTACCTGGAGCGCACGCCGCTGCGGCCGCTGACCGCGCGCACCATCACCGACCCCGACGCCCTGCGCGCCGAGCTCGCCCAGGTGCGCGAGCGCGGTTGGGCGCTGGTGGACCAGGAGCTCGAGGAGGGTCTGCGCTCGGTCGCGGCCCCGCTGCGCGACGGCTCGGGCGCCGTCGTCGCCGCCGTCAACGTCTCGGCGCCCGTGCGCCGCGGCACGGTCGAGGAGCTCCTCGAGCACATCCTGACGCCGCTGCTCAAGGCGGCGGCGTCCATCGAGGCCGACCTGGGTCGGCTGCGGTAG
- a CDS encoding 3-oxoacid CoA-transferase subunit A: MTRVRFAQTPAEALGEVADGATVMIGGFGPAGQPAALVEALLAHDARDLVIISNNAGNGDDPLARLVRDGRVRKIVCSFPRQTDSWHFDDAYRAGRVELELVPQGNLAERIRAAGAGIGGFYTPTGFGTPLAAGKETRRIDGVDHVFELPLRADLALVRAHRADGVGNLVYRKTARNFGPIMAAAAARAVVQVDEVVPTGGLDPEAVVTPGIYVSAVVASASRERAPV, from the coding sequence ATGACGCGGGTCCGGTTCGCGCAGACGCCGGCCGAGGCGCTGGGGGAGGTCGCCGACGGGGCGACCGTCATGATCGGCGGGTTCGGCCCGGCCGGGCAGCCCGCCGCGCTCGTCGAGGCGCTGCTCGCGCACGACGCTCGCGACCTGGTCATCATCAGCAACAACGCGGGCAACGGCGACGACCCGCTCGCCCGGCTCGTGCGCGACGGGCGCGTGCGCAAGATCGTGTGCTCGTTCCCGCGGCAGACCGACTCGTGGCACTTCGACGACGCCTACCGCGCGGGGCGCGTCGAGCTTGAGCTCGTGCCGCAGGGCAACCTCGCCGAGCGGATCCGCGCGGCCGGGGCGGGCATCGGCGGCTTCTACACGCCCACGGGCTTCGGCACCCCGCTCGCGGCGGGCAAGGAGACGCGCCGCATCGACGGCGTCGACCACGTGTTCGAGCTGCCGCTGCGCGCCGACCTCGCGCTCGTGCGCGCGCACCGCGCCGACGGCGTCGGCAACCTCGTCTACCGCAAGACCGCGCGCAACTTCGGCCCGATCATGGCGGCCGCCGCGGCGCGCGCCGTGGTCCAGGTCGACGAGGTCGTGCCCACGGGCGGCCTCGACCCCGAGGCGGTGGTGACGCCCGGGATCTACGTCAGCGCGGTGGTCGCCTCCGCGTCCCGGGAGCGGGCGCCGGTATGA
- the pcaH gene encoding protocatechuate 3,4-dioxygenase subunit beta encodes MSDDDVAPISTELDTASDSQERISSEIEAGHAAYADGRARGEVEELGPRKDFPPYRSSLLRHPTKDLRHADPETIELFSPVFGERDISPLEADLTIQRGGEPIGERIVVRGRVLDGGGRPVRHQLIEVWQANAGGRYVHKRDQHPAPIDPNFTGVGRLLTDDDGRYQFQSIKPGPYPWKNHFNAWRPAHIHFSLFGTDFTQRIVTQMYFPGDPLFPLDPIYQSIHDPRARERLIATYDHDVSRHEWATGYRWDIVLTGSRRTWTEPEEGEH; translated from the coding sequence ATGAGCGACGACGACGTCGCGCCGATCAGCACCGAGCTCGACACCGCCTCCGACAGCCAGGAGCGCATCTCCTCGGAGATCGAGGCGGGCCACGCGGCCTACGCCGACGGCCGCGCACGCGGCGAGGTCGAGGAGCTCGGCCCACGCAAGGACTTCCCGCCGTACCGCTCCTCGCTGCTGCGGCACCCGACCAAGGACCTGCGCCACGCCGACCCCGAGACGATCGAGCTGTTCTCGCCCGTGTTCGGCGAGCGCGACATCAGCCCGCTCGAGGCGGACCTGACGATCCAGCGCGGCGGCGAGCCCATCGGCGAGCGCATCGTGGTGCGCGGCCGCGTGCTCGACGGCGGTGGGCGCCCTGTGCGCCACCAGCTCATCGAGGTGTGGCAGGCCAATGCCGGAGGTCGGTACGTGCACAAGCGCGACCAGCACCCGGCCCCCATCGACCCGAACTTCACGGGCGTCGGTCGCCTGCTCACCGACGACGACGGCCGCTACCAGTTCCAGTCGATCAAACCGGGGCCCTACCCGTGGAAGAACCACTTCAACGCGTGGCGCCCCGCGCACATCCACTTCTCGCTGTTCGGCACCGACTTCACCCAGCGGATCGTCACCCAGATGTACTTCCCGGGCGACCCGCTGTTCCCGCTCGACCCGATCTACCAGTCGATCCACGACCCGCGGGCGCGCGAACGGCTCATCGCGACCTACGACCACGACGTGTCGCGGCACGAGTGGGCGACCGGCTACCGCTGGGACATCGTCCTGACCGGGTCCAGGCGCACCTGGACCGAGCCCGAGGAGGGGGAGCACTGA
- a CDS encoding thiolase family protein, with protein sequence MRHAFVYDAVRTPFGRYGGALAGVRPDDLAAFALAEQVRRAPDLDPARVDDVVLGNANGAGEENRDVARMAVLLARLPLSVPGTTVNRLCASSLEAAVQAARAVECGDADLVVAGGVESMSRAPWVLPKPERAFPAGDAALVSTALGWRLVNPRMDAEWTVSLGEATERLGERYGVTRERADAWALRSHRLAQRAWDEGRYDDLVVPVPGTTLTRDEAIRPDTSAPRLAALAPVFRPEGAVTAGNASPLNDGASAALVGSQAAAGLTGLDPLARVAGRAVVAGEPQYFGYAPVEAAERALARSGVGWVDVAAVELNEAFAAQTLACVDAWGVDADIVNAWGGAVAIGHPLGASGTRVLGTLARRLVAERARWGVAAICVGAGQGVAVVLENVRNGEVS encoded by the coding sequence ATGCGACACGCATTCGTCTACGACGCGGTCCGCACCCCGTTCGGGCGGTACGGCGGCGCCCTGGCCGGGGTCCGCCCCGACGACCTGGCGGCGTTCGCCCTCGCCGAGCAGGTGCGCCGCGCCCCCGACCTCGACCCGGCGCGCGTGGACGACGTCGTGCTGGGCAACGCCAACGGCGCCGGTGAGGAGAACCGCGATGTCGCGCGCATGGCCGTGCTGCTCGCGCGCCTGCCGCTGTCGGTGCCGGGGACCACCGTCAACCGCCTGTGCGCGTCCTCGCTCGAGGCCGCGGTGCAGGCCGCCCGCGCGGTCGAGTGCGGCGACGCCGACCTCGTCGTGGCGGGCGGGGTCGAGTCGATGTCCCGCGCGCCCTGGGTGCTGCCCAAGCCTGAGCGCGCGTTCCCGGCCGGCGACGCCGCCCTGGTCTCCACGGCGCTCGGCTGGCGCCTGGTCAATCCGCGCATGGACGCCGAGTGGACGGTCTCGCTGGGCGAGGCCACCGAACGGTTGGGCGAGAGGTACGGCGTGACGCGTGAGCGCGCCGACGCGTGGGCGCTTCGCAGCCACCGCCTGGCCCAGCGGGCGTGGGACGAGGGCCGCTACGACGACCTGGTCGTCCCGGTCCCGGGCACGACGCTCACCCGCGACGAGGCGATCCGCCCCGACACTTCGGCGCCCCGGCTGGCCGCGCTCGCCCCGGTGTTCCGCCCCGAGGGCGCGGTCACGGCCGGCAACGCCTCGCCGCTCAACGACGGCGCGTCCGCCGCGCTCGTCGGGTCGCAGGCCGCGGCCGGGCTCACGGGCCTGGACCCGCTCGCGCGCGTGGCGGGCCGCGCCGTCGTCGCCGGCGAGCCGCAGTACTTCGGGTACGCGCCCGTCGAGGCGGCCGAGCGCGCGCTCGCGCGCTCGGGCGTCGGCTGGGTGGACGTCGCCGCGGTCGAGCTCAACGAGGCCTTCGCCGCACAGACGCTCGCGTGCGTCGACGCCTGGGGCGTCGACGCCGACATCGTCAACGCCTGGGGCGGCGCCGTGGCCATCGGCCACCCGCTCGGCGCCTCGGGCACGCGCGTGCTGGGGACGCTCGCGCGGCGCCTGGTCGCCGAGCGCGCGCGATGGGGCGTCGCGGCCATCTGTGTCGGCGCCGGGCAGGGGGTCGCGGTGGTGCTGGAGAACGTCCGCAACGGGGAGGTCTCATGA
- a CDS encoding 4-hydroxybenzoate 3-monooxygenase, with translation MRERTRVAVVGGGPAGLLLSRLLRRDGVDHVVLETRTREQIEATHRAGILEAGAVDALVEAGIDRVLRDGDEHEGITLRFDGESHRIDLAGLTGRTVWLYPQTDVFTDLAERAQADGADVRWQATVTQVLDRDTASPGVRWTDAEGHEHELRADLLVGADGSRSVLRHTLSEQERHTFSHEYPYAWYGFIVQAPRSAPELVYTASEHGFALLSQRTPTHQRMYFQCDPDEDPAAWDDARVWETMRARVAGPDGFAVAEGPIVERSVLRFRSAVVEPVRHGRSLLVGDAAHTVPPTGAKGLNLAIADVVVLHDVLTGWLRTGDDDALDEYGRRVGERVWRAQHFSAWMSRMLHSAAGETPFEARRRVAELRTLCASEAGRRYLAEGYTGWGPITTRKERP, from the coding sequence GTGAGGGAGCGAACACGCGTCGCCGTCGTGGGGGGCGGGCCTGCGGGCCTGCTGCTGTCCCGTCTGCTGCGCCGCGACGGCGTCGACCATGTGGTGCTCGAGACCCGCACGCGCGAGCAGATCGAGGCCACCCACCGCGCGGGCATCCTCGAGGCGGGTGCGGTCGACGCGCTCGTCGAGGCGGGGATCGACCGGGTGCTGCGCGACGGCGACGAGCACGAGGGCATCACGCTGCGGTTCGACGGTGAGAGCCACCGCATCGACCTCGCCGGGCTCACGGGCCGCACCGTGTGGCTGTACCCGCAGACCGACGTCTTCACCGACCTGGCCGAGCGCGCGCAGGCCGACGGCGCCGACGTGCGCTGGCAGGCCACGGTGACGCAGGTGCTCGACCGGGACACCGCGAGTCCGGGGGTCCGCTGGACCGACGCCGAGGGACACGAGCACGAGCTGCGCGCCGATCTGCTCGTGGGAGCGGACGGCTCGCGGTCGGTGCTGCGACACACGCTCTCGGAGCAGGAGCGGCACACCTTCTCCCACGAGTACCCCTACGCCTGGTACGGGTTCATCGTGCAGGCGCCGCGCAGCGCGCCGGAGCTGGTCTACACCGCCTCCGAGCACGGCTTCGCGCTGCTGAGCCAACGCACGCCCACGCACCAGCGCATGTACTTCCAGTGCGACCCCGACGAGGACCCGGCGGCGTGGGACGACGCGCGCGTCTGGGAGACCATGCGGGCGCGCGTCGCGGGTCCCGACGGCTTCGCCGTGGCCGAGGGGCCCATCGTCGAGCGTTCGGTGCTGCGCTTCCGCTCGGCCGTCGTCGAGCCCGTGCGGCACGGGCGCTCGCTGCTGGTCGGCGACGCCGCCCACACCGTACCCCCGACGGGCGCGAAGGGGCTCAACCTCGCGATCGCCGACGTCGTCGTGCTGCACGACGTCCTCACGGGCTGGCTGCGCACGGGTGACGACGACGCGCTCGACGAGTACGGCCGCCGCGTCGGCGAGCGCGTGTGGCGCGCGCAGCACTTCTCAGCCTGGATGAGCCGCATGCTGCACTCCGCAGCAGGAGAGACCCCGTTCGAGGCGCGCCGCCGGGTCGCCGAGCTGCGCACCCTGTGCGCGTCCGAGGCCGGGCGCCGATACCTCGCCGAGGGGTACACCGGCTGGGGTCCGATCACCACACGGAAGGAGAGGCCATGA